One genomic window of Acidobacteriota bacterium includes the following:
- a CDS encoding TlpA family protein disulfide reductase yields MSPRALFSLSALVLIAACEAPDVTENTVAAPEAAPSESAANVKATKFLTANETPPQSAADTKGDGVYRDAEGRPFAYALLGQKLPAFTAPMSDGRTFDSTALNRWTVIDVWGAWCSDCVADGPYVAALERAIAQDPDLDFLSIHVPASAARATPEEMFGKYGSLDAYFASAGYSFPVVIDTDASVRDALQISWTPSYLLVSPDGIVRGFRTDLSVVEDQPVKSFIKDIARVRGEVRDATRRTISAAGVASLDADTAFTVSAVEKAFPDFDVIPIVDPESGASSFEIRPDGSEAARFIVESDWSRGYVAIVSSRSGDVHGPLGEKIGAARFAELPLEKRALCADPLPANGGHEFTCPDPAAPEQFTRVYRLEGGADSADRPNGDALLVELRFAPEVP; encoded by the coding sequence ATGTCCCCGCGCGCCCTTTTCAGCTTGTCCGCCCTCGTCCTGATTGCAGCGTGCGAAGCGCCAGACGTCACCGAAAACACCGTCGCGGCGCCCGAAGCCGCGCCGTCCGAGTCCGCCGCAAACGTGAAGGCCACGAAGTTCCTGACCGCGAATGAAACACCGCCCCAGAGCGCAGCCGACACCAAGGGCGACGGCGTTTATCGCGACGCCGAAGGCCGCCCGTTCGCCTATGCCCTGCTGGGCCAGAAGCTGCCTGCCTTCACTGCGCCGATGTCCGACGGCCGTACGTTTGACTCAACGGCGTTGAACCGCTGGACGGTGATCGATGTCTGGGGCGCCTGGTGCAGCGACTGCGTTGCAGACGGGCCGTATGTCGCCGCTCTCGAACGCGCGATTGCCCAGGATCCGGATCTCGATTTCCTGTCGATCCATGTGCCCGCCAGCGCGGCGCGGGCGACGCCGGAAGAGATGTTCGGAAAATACGGATCACTCGATGCCTATTTCGCCTCGGCCGGCTATTCATTCCCGGTGGTCATCGACACGGACGCCAGCGTCCGCGATGCCCTGCAGATCAGCTGGACGCCAAGCTACCTGCTCGTCTCCCCGGACGGCATCGTGCGCGGCTTTCGCACCGATCTTTCGGTGGTCGAAGACCAGCCCGTCAAAAGCTTCATCAAGGACATTGCGCGGGTACGCGGCGAAGTACGCGATGCGACCCGCCGCACGATCTCGGCGGCCGGCGTTGCGTCCCTGGACGCTGACACGGCGTTTACCGTCTCGGCCGTGGAAAAGGCTTTCCCGGACTTCGATGTCATTCCCATCGTAGATCCTGAAAGCGGCGCATCGAGCTTCGAAATCCGCCCGGACGGGAGCGAAGCGGCCCGCTTCATTGTGGAGTCGGACTGGTCACGCGGATACGTGGCCATCGTGAGCAGCCGGTCGGGCGATGTGCATGGACCGCTTGGTGAAAAGATCGGGGCAGCCCGCTTCGCCGAACTGCCGCTTGAAAAGCGCGCGCTGTGCGCCGATCCATTGCCCGCCAATGGCGGTCATGAATTCACCTGCCCGGACCCCG